One Malus domestica chromosome 11, GDT2T_hap1 genomic region harbors:
- the LOC103447383 gene encoding zinc finger CCCH domain-containing protein 66-like (The RefSeq protein has 5 substitutions compared to this genomic sequence), with protein MCSGSKRNPSSTDTIMEREKQEGTRFNFSILLELAACDDLEGFKRAVEEEGLDVDEASYWCGRLIGSKKLGFEERTPLMVAAMFGSMNVLNYILQSCLVDVNKACGSDRATALHCAVAGGSAASAEVVKLLLAASADASSLDANGNQPGDLIAPAYSSSFGSRKKALEVMLKGVPSIDEPFDFSEQMINETEGQEQQEMTTPRASKDGTEKKEYPVDLSLPDIKNGIYSTDEFRMYTFKVKPCSRAYSHDWTECPFVHPGENARRRDPRKYHYSCVPCPEFRKGTCRQGDACEYAHGIFECWLHPAQYRTRLCKDETGCTRRVCFFAHKPEELRPLYASTGSAVPSPRSFSATAASLDMGSITPLSLNSPSMMIPPASTPPMTPTGPSSPMGGNMWQNTPNFAPPTLQLPGSRLKSTLSARDMDFEIEMLSLERDRRRQQRLIDEMSGSPSSWNKGLSPASPFSASGNRTGELNTIGGVNPTNLDDIFGSLDPAILPQFNGLSRDATASQLHSPTGIQMRQNMNLQARPSYSASLSSSPVRASPMFGVDASSAAAVFNSRSAAFAKRSQSFIERSAGNRNSVVSSSADFGTIKPSNLSDWGSPGGKLDWGIQGEELNKLRKSASFGFRSNGSSSPTASSMMPTNGDEPDVSWVQSLVKDGPQASQQRGQFGFEDQQQQQCHPNNGGPEMLPAWVEQLYFEQEQMVA; from the coding sequence ATGTGCAGTGGTTCCAAGAGGAATCCTTCTTCCACTGATACGATCATGGAGCGTGAGAAACAAGAAGGGACGCGGTTTAACTTTTCGATTTTGCTTGAACTAGCCGCCTGCGATGATCATGAAGGGTTCAAAAGGGCTGTAGAGGAAGAGGGTCTTGATGTTGATGAGGCGAGCTATTGGTGTGGGAGGCTGATTGGCTCGAAGAAGTTGGGGTTTGAGGAGAGGACTCCCCTCATGGTCGCCGCTATGTTCGGTAGCATGAACGTGTTGAATTATATTCTTCAATCCTGTCTTGTTGATGTTAATAAAGCCTGCGGTTCAGATAGAGCTACAGCTCTTCATTGTGCTGTTGCTGGTGGCTCTGCTGCTTCGGCTGAGGTTGTCAAGCTCTTGCTTGCTGCTTCTGCTGATGCGAGTTCTCTTGATGCTAATGGAAACCAACCAGGTGACTTGATCGCACCTGCTTATAGTTCGAGCTTCGGTTCGAGGAAGAAAGCTTTGGAGGTCATGCTCAAGGGTGTTCCCAGTATTGATGAACCTTTCGACTTCTCGGAGCAAATGATTAATGAGACAGAAGGGCAAGAACAGCAAGAGATGACAACTCCTCGTGCTTCGAAGGATGGAACAGAGAAGAAAGAGTATCCTGTTGATCTTTCTCTTCCGGACATCAAGAACGGGATTTATAGCACGGATGAGTTCAGAATGTATACTTTCAAGGTCAAGCCGTGCTCAAGGGCCTACTCTCATGACTGGACAGAGTGTCCGTTCGTCCACCCGGGGGAAAATGCAAGGCGGCGTGATCCAAGGAAATATCATTACAGCTGTGTTCCTTGCCCGGAGTTCAGAAAGGGGACCTGCAGACAGGGAGATGCTTGTGAATATGCACATGGTATTTTTGAATGTTGGCTTCACCCTGCCCAGTACCGTACCCGTCTTTGCAAGGATGAGACGGGATGCACAAGAAGGGTCTGTTTCTTTGCTCACAAGCCAGAAGAGCTTCGCCCCTTGTATGCTTCGACAGGTTCTGCTGTGCCTTCTCCGAGATCATTCTCAGCCACTGCTGCTTCTCTGGACATGGGGTCAATTACCCCGCTTTCCCTCAACTCTCCATCCATGATGATTCCTCCTGATTCAACTCCGCCCATGACTCCCACAGGACCTTCTTCTCCTATGGGTGGAAACATGTGGCAGAACAATCCAAACTTTGCACCCCCCACTTTGCAGCTTCCAGGTAGCAGATTGAAATCTACTCTGAGTGCTAGAGATATGGATTTTGAGATCGAGATGCTTAGCCTGGAGAGGGATCGTCGAAGGCAGCAACGCTTGATTGATGAGATGTCCGGTTCCCCATCTAGCTGGAACAAAGGCTTATCTCCTGCATCGCCCTTTTCTGCATCTGGGAATCGAACAGGGGAATTGAATACCTTCGGAGTAGTGAACCCTACTAACCTTGACGACATTTTTGGATCTCTTGATCCTGCAATTTTGCCTCAATTTAATGGCCTTTCACGGGATGCAACAGCATCCCAGTTACATTCTCCAACTGGGATCCAGATGCGCCAAAATATGAACCTGCAGGCCCGTCCCAGCTACTCTGCCAGCCTCTCATCCTCTCCTGTACGGGCTTCTCCGATGTTTGGAGTTGATGCATCTAGTGCAGCTGCTGTTTTTAATTCAAGGTCTGCTGCATTTGCAAAGAGGAGTCAGAGCTTCATTGAGCGTAGTGCTGGCAACCGTAATTCTGTGGTTTCTTCCTCTGCTGATTTTGGAACAATAAAGCCCTCTAACCTTTCAGATTGGGGCTCTCCTGGTGGCAAATTAGACTGGGGTATCCAGGGCGAAGAGCTGAACAAGCTGAGGAAATCTGCTTCTTTTGGATTCCGAAGCAACGGGAGCAGTTCCCCAACAGCTTCATCCATGATGCCAACAAATGGTGATGAGCCTGACGTATCATGGGTTCAATCTCTTGTCAAGGATGGACCTCAAGCCTCGCAACAACGCGGGCAATTTGGATTCGAGgaccagcagcagcagcagtgtCACCCTAACAACGGAGGTCCAGAGATGCTCCCCGCTTGGGTGGAGCAGCTTTACTTTGAGCAGGAGCAGATGGTGGCTTAA
- the LOC103447384 gene encoding protein SMAX1-LIKE 6-like, with protein MPTPVSAARQCLTDEAARALDDAVAVARRRSHAQTTSLHAVSALLSLPSSALRDACARAKSSAYSPRLQFRALELSVGVSLDRLPSSKAQDEPPVSNSLMAAIKRSQANQRRQPESFHLHHIHSQQQAASLLKVELKHFVISILDDPIVSRVFGEAGFRSCDIKVAIIHPPVTQSARFPRTRCPPIFLCNLTDADPARPGFSLPLSGFEDGDENSRRIADLLVKKSGKNPLLLGVCAAEALKSFTEAVQKGKAGILPAEVASFSVVSIETEISEFVLNGGSKEEMGCKFEEVGRMAERCSGSGSGVIVNIGDLKGLVGEGVVAEEALSFVVLQLKSLLEIHGVKLRLIGGAASHEVFRKLLLRFSTIEKDWDLHLLPITSSKASMEGVYSKSSLMGSFVPFGGFFPAPSDFKSPLSSAYQSFKRCHQCTEKYEQEGASVLKIGSTNSAADQRSDSLPSWLQTCELDTGKGDDLAKTKDDKTTTNVTVSALQKKWDDICQQNHHPQPFPKVDVYQAGPQVASGEGSLAVWNRKENSGEDSSLNESGHAIHYRCQPMDMQTSLLSKQNLPMQVVSDAAENASLRSELLIKDSKGQQVEMRSSCQTTYPIHNMNLSTDHTSSSSVTSVATDLGLGTLYGSTSQGPRSPKLQDIRESSRHLSGSISAEFDALSENSSRHIARSSSCSASDLGGQVDPSDIKSLRRVLTEKVGWQNEAICSISQAVACCKSGSGRNQCSKLRGDIWLTLVGPDKVGKKKIALALAEILFGSRESLISADMCSQDRGCQTNSVFQSEGVDDYNVKFRGKTVVDYVAGELSRRPHSVVFLENVDKADFLAQRSLSQAIRTGKFPDSHGREISINDIIFVTTSTIKSSSKSRSGENEPHKFSEEVILAAKKCQMQIRNLGDANQSKGMNVRIAPRDGTSNPSSSTNKRKLIDTNASLERFSELQKQSNKQLRNFLDLNLPVAEPDKNIDSEDCDSDSISENSEAWLEDFLGRVNEKVVLKPFDFEALAEKIVKEINRELKKIFGYEVQLEIDFGVMVQILAAGWLSDKKKAVEEWVEQVLSRSFVEACLKFRLTAHSVIKLAAAGTLSVDEQAPGVCLPARIGLG; from the exons ATGCCGACGCCGGTGAGTGCAGCCAGGCAATGTTTGACGGACGAGGCGGCGCGTGCTTTAGACGACGCGGTTGCTGTAGCGCGTAGGCGGAGCCACGCCCAGACGACGTCGCTCCACGCCGTCTCGGCCTTGCTTTCCTTGCCGTCTTCGGCCCTCCGCGACGCATGCGCCCGCGCCAAGAGCAGCGCGTACTCTCCACGCCTTCAGTTCCGGGCTCTTGAGCTGTCTGTCGGAGTTTCCTTGGACAGGTTGCCGTCGTCGAAGGCGCAGGACGAGCCTCCCGTATCGAACTCGCTCATGGCGGCGATCAAGCGGTCCCAGGCGAACCAGAGGCGGCAACCGGAGAGCTTCCACTTGCACCATATTCACAGCCAGCAGCAAGCGGCCTCGCTTTTGAAGGTCGAGCTGAAACACTTCGTCATATCAATCTTGGACGATCCGATTGTCAGTCGGGTCTTCGGAGAAGCTGGGTTTCGAAGCTGTGACATAAAGGTCGCGATTATTCACCCGCCGGTGACTCAATCGGCTCGGTTTCCTCGGACCCGATGCCCGCCCATTTTCCTATGCAACTTAACGGACGCGGACCCCGCCCGACCCGGATTCAGCTTGCCGCTTTCCGGGTTCGAAGACGGAGACGAGAACTCGAGAAGAATCGCCGACTTGTTGGTTAAAAAGAGCGGGAAAAACCCGCTGCTACTCGGCGTCTGCGCCGCCGAGGCTCTGAAGAGCTTCACCGAGGCCGTGCAGAAGGGTAAAGCGGGGATTTTACCTGCTGAAGTGGCTAGCTTCAGCGTAGTTTCCATCGAGACGGAGATTTCTGAGTTCGTCCTCAATGGCGGAAGCAAGGAGGAGATGGGTTGCAAGTTTGAGGAGGTGGGTCGAATGGCGGAGCGCTGCTCTGGATCTGGAAGTGGTGTTATTGTAAATATTGGGGATTTGAAGGGTTTAGTGGGTGAGGGTGTGGTGGCGGAGGAAGCTCTGAGCTTTGTGGTGCTGCAGCTGAAGAGCTTGTTGGAGATCCATGGTGTAAAATTGCGGTTGATTGGCGGGGCGGCGAGCCATGAAGTGTTTAGGAAGCTTTTGCTTCGGTTTTCGACGATTGAGAAGGATTGggatcttcatcttcttcccattACTTCTTCTAAAGCTTCAATGGAAGGAGTTTACTCGAAATCCAG TTTGATGGGGTCCTTCGTTCCATTTGGCGGATTCTTTCCTGCACCGTCCGACTTCAAAAGTCCATTGAGCAGCGCATATCAATCCTTTAAACGTTGTCATCAGTGCACAGAGAAGTATGAGCAAGAAGGTGCTTCTGTTCTGAAAATAGGATCAACTAATTCAGCAGCTGATCAGCGGTCAGATAGTTTGCCTTCTTGGTTGCAAACGTGCGAACTTGACACTGGCAAGGGAGACGATCTAGCAAAG ACCAAAGATGATAAAACAACAACGAATGTTACAGTATCTGCACTGCAGAAAAAATGGGATGATATCTGCCAACAAAATCATCACCCTCAACCATTCCCTAAAGTGGACGTTTATCAAGCAGGGCCTCAAGTTGCATCTGGTGAGGGCTCCCTAGCAGTCTGgaatagaaaagaaaacagcGGTGAAGATTCATCTCTAAATGAAAGCGGACATGCTATTCATTATCGCTGCCAGCCGATGGACATGCAAACGAGTCTTCTATCAAAACAGAACTTGCCTATGCAAGTAGTTTCCGATGCTGCTGAGAATGCTAGCCTCCGGTCAGAGCTATTGATTAAAGATTCAAAGGGTCAGCAAGTTGAAATGAGAAGCTCCTGCCAGACTACTTACCCCATCCACAATATGAATCTTTCCACTGACCACACATCGTCTTCATCAGTTACTTCTGTAGCAACAGATTTGGGATTGGGAACATTGTATGGATCAACCAGTCAAGGGCCAAGAAGTCCTAAATTACAAGATATTAGAGAGAGTTCCAGACACCTCTCTGGTTCCATTTCTGCTGAATTTGATGCATTGAGTGAAAATAGTTCACGCCATATTGCCCGGTCCTCTTCCTGCTCTGCGTCTGATCTTGGAGGGCAGGTTGATCCAAGTGATATCAAATCACTTAGGAGAGTTCTCACAGAAAAGGTTGGCTGGCAAAATGAAGCCATTTGCAGTATTAGTCAAGCTGTGGCATGTTGCAAGTCTGGTAGTGGAAGGAATCAGTGTTCGAAACTCAGAGGAGATATATGGCTGACTTTGGTTGGACCTGACAAAGTCGGAAAGAAGAAAATTGCTTTAGCACTTGCTGAGATACTTTTTGGCTCCAGAGAAAGCTTAATTTCTGCTGATATGTGTTCCCAAGATAGGGGTTGCCAAACAAACTCTGTTTTTCAATCCGAAGGTGTAGATGATTACAATGTGAAGTTTAGGGGTAAGACAGTTGTTGATTATGTTGCAGGGGAGTTAAGCAGGAGACCTCATTCGGTGGTATTCCTTGAAAATGTCGATAAGGCGGACTTTCTTGCCCAGAGAAGCTTGTCCCAGGCCATTAGGACTGGAAAGTTTCCAGATTCGCATGGGAGAGAAATCAGCATTAACGACATAATCTTTGTGACTACCTCCACTATCAAAAGCAGCAGCAAAAGCCGCTCTGGAGAGAATGAACCCCATAAATTCTCCGAGGAGGTCATACTTGCCGCCAAGAAATGTCAAATGCAAATTCGGAATCTTGGGGATGCCAATCAAAGCAAGGGCATGAATGTGAGGATTGCACCAAGAGATGGAACCTCAAACCCGTCTTCttctacaaataaaagaaagctGATTGACACCAATGCCTCCTTAGAGCGATTCTCTGAACTACAGAAGCAGTCCAACAAGCAATTAAGGAACTTTCTCGATTTGAATCTGCCAGTAGCGGAGCCTGACAAGAACATAGATTCTGAAGATTGTGACAGCGACTCCATCTCCGAAAACTCTGAAGCTTGGCTGGAAGATTTCCTTGGTCGAGTGAACGAAAAAGTGGTTTtgaagccatttgattttgaagcacTCGCTGAGAAAATAGTGAAGGAAATCAACCGCGAATTGAAGAAAATCTTCGGATATGAGGTTCAGCTGGAGATTGATTTTGGAGTCATGGTGCAGATACTCGCAGCTGGCTGGTTATCGGACAAGAAGAAAGCCGTAGAGGAGTGGGTTGAACAAGTTCTCAGCAGAAGCTTTGTCGAAGCATGCCTGAAGTTCCGTCTCACTGCTCATTCTGTAATAAAATTGGCTGCCGCTGGAACCCTTTCCGTCGACGAACAAGCTCCCGGCGTTTGCCTTCCTGCTCGAATTGGTCTAGGTTAA
- the LOC139189616 gene encoding uncharacterized protein, which yields MAASVQTLQQPFLSLAVAVSSTHPRRRLSAIFLLSLSLAVDFLSPVQGSSVDPQIPSFASKFKVEAERKIILEVREGQNNEMACENLSGKRTEPSPTRTCHSADPSFRKGIVDRFFPARSFCIGFSNTGNGTSFRKGCNYRAAAAYFSFSSKRRVS from the exons ATGGCTGCGAGCGTGCAGACCCTGCAGCAACCCTTCCTCTCACTCGCCGTCGCCGTCTCTAGCACCCATCCTCGTCGCCGTCTCTCAGCGATCTTTCTCTTATCCCTCTCACTCGCCGTCGACTTTCTCTCGCCGGTTCAAGGCTCAAGTGTCGACCCACAAATCCCCTCCTTTGCAAG TAAATTTAAAGTGGAAGCGGAGAGGAAGATCATTTTGGAGGTGAGGGAGGgacaaaataatgaaatggcTTGTGAAAATTTAAGTGGGAaaagaaccgaacccagccctacccGAACTTGCCATTCAGCAGATCCTTCCTTTCGTAAAG GAATTGTCGACAGATTCTTCCCAGCACGTTCGTTCTGCATTGGCTTCAGTAATACTGGGAATGGCACAAGTTTTAGGAAAG GATGCAACTATAGAGCAGCTGCTGcctatttttctttctcttctaaAAGACGAGTTTCCTGA